Proteins encoded within one genomic window of Jiangella mangrovi:
- a CDS encoding beta-ketoacyl-ACP synthase III translates to MSTVTIQVAREPRSSRILGIGGYRPSRVVTNAEIVDQIDSSDEWIRTRSGIESRRWANDEETVVAMSLAAAQKALADAGIQPEQVDCVIVSTVTHLYQTPSAAAEIAHKLGTNRAAAFDVSAACAGFCYGLSLASDMVRVGTARHVVVIGVERLSDLTDKTDRSTAFLFADGAGAAVVGPAAGPDEAGIGPVVWGSDGEHLDLIKQKEDWRDALFSETGPAMPHLVMEGNPVFRWASYEMAKVAQEALTAAGVTVDDLDVFVPHQANMRITDAMARQLKLPERVAIGRDIATQGNTSAASIPLAIERMLETGQAQSGDLALIIGFGAGLVYAGQVIRIP, encoded by the coding sequence ATGAGCACAGTCACGATCCAGGTCGCGCGCGAGCCGCGCTCGTCGCGGATCCTCGGCATCGGCGGCTACCGGCCGAGCCGGGTGGTCACCAACGCCGAGATCGTCGACCAGATCGACTCCTCCGACGAGTGGATCCGGACCCGCTCCGGCATCGAGAGCCGCCGCTGGGCGAACGACGAGGAGACCGTCGTCGCCATGAGCCTGGCCGCCGCGCAGAAGGCGCTGGCCGACGCCGGCATCCAGCCCGAGCAGGTCGACTGCGTCATCGTCTCGACGGTCACGCACCTGTACCAGACGCCGTCGGCCGCGGCCGAGATCGCGCACAAGCTGGGCACCAACCGGGCCGCCGCGTTCGACGTCTCCGCCGCGTGCGCCGGGTTCTGCTACGGCCTGTCGCTCGCGTCGGACATGGTCCGCGTGGGCACCGCCCGCCACGTCGTCGTCATCGGCGTCGAGCGGCTCTCCGACCTCACCGACAAGACCGACCGGTCGACGGCGTTCCTGTTCGCCGACGGCGCCGGCGCGGCCGTCGTGGGGCCCGCCGCCGGACCGGACGAGGCCGGCATCGGCCCCGTCGTCTGGGGCTCCGACGGCGAGCACCTCGACCTCATCAAGCAGAAGGAAGACTGGCGCGACGCCCTGTTCAGCGAGACCGGCCCGGCCATGCCGCACCTGGTCATGGAGGGCAACCCGGTCTTCCGCTGGGCGTCGTACGAGATGGCGAAGGTCGCGCAGGAGGCCCTCACGGCCGCCGGCGTCACCGTCGACGACCTCGACGTCTTCGTGCCGCACCAGGCGAACATGCGCATCACCGACGCCATGGCCCGCCAGCTCAAGCTGCCCGAGCGGGTGGCCATCGGCCGCGACATCGCCACGCAGGGCAACACGTCGGCGGCCTCCATCCCGCTGGCCATCGAGCGCATGCTCGAGACGGGCCAGGCACAGAGCGGCGACCTCGCCCTCATCATCGGCTTCGGCGCCGGGCTGGTGTACGCCGGCCAGGTGATCCGGATCCCCTGA
- a CDS encoding acyl carrier protein: MASTEEIREGLAEIVNEITGVPAEDVQLGKSFTDDLDIDSLSMVEVVVAAEEKFGVKIPDEEVKNLATVGDAVTFIEKAGS; encoded by the coding sequence ATGGCCAGCACCGAGGAGATCCGCGAGGGTCTTGCCGAGATCGTCAATGAGATCACCGGCGTTCCCGCCGAGGACGTCCAGCTCGGCAAGTCCTTCACCGACGACCTCGACATCGACTCCCTGTCGATGGTCGAGGTGGTCGTCGCCGCCGAGGAGAAGTTCGGCGTGAAGATCCCCGACGAGGAGGTCAAGAACCTGGCCACCGTCGGCGACGCCGTCACCTTCATCGAGAAGGCAGGGTCCTGA